Proteins found in one Lycium ferocissimum isolate CSIRO_LF1 chromosome 6, AGI_CSIRO_Lferr_CH_V1, whole genome shotgun sequence genomic segment:
- the LOC132060190 gene encoding low-specificity L-threonine aldolase 1-like — protein sequence MVVRTVDLRSDTVTKPTEAMRNAMANAEVDDDVLGYDPTAQRLEAEIARITGKEAGLFVPSGTMGNLISVLTHCQIRGSEIILGDYSHIHIYENGGISTIGGVHPRTVKNNEDGTMDLDLIEAAIRDPSFDLCYPTTRLICLENSQAHSGGRCLSAEYTDKVGELAKKYGLKLHIDGARIFNASVALGVPVHRLVQAADSVSVCLSKGLGAPVGSVVVGSKSFIARAKILRKTLGGGMRQIGVLCAAASVALQENLVKLEGDHRKAKILAAELNKIKGLKVDVTTVETNIVFCDILKGSKISETELIKTLEQHGVLTLPEGPLRVRFVLHHQISESDVHYTVSCLQRALGGGAEENGDN from the exons ATGGTGGTAAGAACCGTGGATCTTCGCTCAGACACTGTCACTAAACCAACCGAAGCCATGCGGAACGCAATGGCTAACGCTGAAGTGGATGATGATGTCTTGGGTTATGATCCAACAGCCCAACGCCTTGAAGCAGAGATCGCAAGGATAACGGGCAAAGAAGCTGGATTATTTGTTCCTTCAGGCACTATGGGAAACCTTATCAGTGTGCTGACTCATTGCCAAATTAGGGGCAGTGAAATTATTCTTGGTGATTATTcccatatccatatttatgaAAATGGAGGCATTTCTACTATTGGTGGCGTTCATCCAAGGACAGTGAAGAACAATGAAGACGGTACAATGGATCTTGATCTGATTGAAGCTGCAATTCGAGATCCTAGCTTTGATCTATGTTACCCGACCACTAGGCTCATCTGCTTGGAGAATTCACAAGCACA TTCGGGAGGTAGATGCCTTTCTGCAGAATATACTGACAAAGTCGGAGAGCTAGCAAAGAAGTATGGCCTGAAGCTTCACATTGATGGAGCTCGTATATTCAATGCATCAGTT GCACTTGGAGTGCCTGTTCATAGGCTTGTACAGGCTGCTGATTCCGTTTCA GTATGCTTATCAAAAGGGCTTGGTGCTCCAGTTGGTTCTGTGGTTGTTGGTTCAAAGAGCTTCATTGCCAGG GCAAAAATTTTGAGGAAGACTCTAGGTGGTGGAATGAGGCAGATCGGTGTCCTCTGTGCTGCTGCGTCTGTCGCTTTACAAGAGAATCTTGTTAAGCTGGAAGGAGATCACAGAAAGGCTAAGATTTTGGCTG CGGAACTTAACAAAATTAAAGGGCTGAAAGTTGATGTTACTACTGTAGAGACTAACATT GTATTTTGTGATATACTGAAGGGGTCAAAGATCAGCGAAACAGAGTTGATCAAGACTTTGGAACAACATGGTGTACTTACACTACCAGAAGGCCCACTGAG GGTCAGATTTGTTTTACACCACCAGATTTCAGAAAGTGATGTGCACTATACAGTGTCTTGCCTTCAG CGAGCTTTGGGTGGAGGGGCTGAAGAAAATGGTGACAATTAA
- the LOC132061587 gene encoding low-specificity L-threonine aldolase 1-like translates to MAIRTVDFRSDTVTKPTESMRKAMANAEVDDDILGYDPTARCLEVEMARMMGKEAGLFVPSGTMGNLISLLTHCQIRGSEVILGDNSHIHVYENGGISTIGGVHPRKVKNNEDGTMDIDLIEAAIRDSSLEILYPTTTLICLENSHAR, encoded by the coding sequence ATGGCGATAAGAACAGTGGATTTTCGATCAGACACAGTCACGAAACCAACTGAATCCATGAGAAAAGCAATGGCCAATGCAGAAGTGGACGATGATATCTTAGGTTACGATCCAACAGCACGATGCCTCGAAGTAGAGATGGCAAGAATGATGGGCAAAGAAGCAGGACTATTTGTTCCTTCAGGCACAATGGGCAATCTTATTAGTTTGCTCACTCATTGCCAAATTAGAGGCAGTGAAGTGATTCTCGGtgataattcacatattcatgtGTATGAAAATGGAGGCATTTCTACCATTGGTGGCGTTCATCCGAGGAAAGTGAAGAACAATGAAGATGGTACAATGGATATTGATCTGATTGAAGCTGCGATTCGTGATTCTAGCCTTGAAATACTTTATCCGACCACTACGCTCATCTGTTTGGAGAATTCACATGCCCGGTAA
- the LOC132060189 gene encoding uncharacterized protein LOC132060189, whose translation MEIVESFPDLPVQDPPGEDFSASDLSWAKFGNEERQDDVAIIPYDRVDAFIIGECCNVEFPTRFHIERQRKRSRGSLKEYKPDEYLEYRLYWCSFGPENYGEGGGILPSRRYRLNTRNRAARPQSMRGCTCHFIVKRLYACPTLALLIYNNRRHVNKSGFVCHGPLDRDAIGPGAKKITYISNEIQQQTMSMIYLGLPEENVLAKHIEGIQRYCGSDAKVNSLAAQYVHKLGMIIKRSTHELDLDDQASIRLWVERNKKSVFFYQDASENDPFILGIQTEWQLQQMIRFGDRSLIAADSTFGIKKLKYPLCTLLVFDSRQHALPVAWIITRTIAKPDVSKWMKALHDRVRAVDPTWKVNGFLTDDAAAEIDPIREIFSCPVLFSLWRIRRSLLRNIIKKCSNIEVQRVIFKRLGDIVYSIWDGSDPFVALEELSQDFVDQMAFLQYFKATWVPKFEMWLTTMRTLPLASQEASGAIEAYHVKLKVRLYDDSHLGALQRVDWLVHKLTTELHSSYWLDRYADESDSFQNVKEEYIATTSWQRALHIPDAAVSLDKSFAKVLSQKDSSIARLVWNPGSEFAHCDCEWSMQGNLCKHVIKLNMICGNLQSNRPSMSFQSFNDILVSMSRKPVDDSMALDLSTAWTHQMLDQIRKLVELNQSNDIGTIVNNMPLRWVAKKGRTSVGRPSALALPSSANNNSSSSAAKKRQKRKRLSRLH comes from the exons ATGGAGATAGTTGAGTCCTTTCCTGATCTTCCCGTGCAAGATCCGCCAGGTGAAGACTTCTCTGCATCTGATTTGAGTTGGGCCAAATTCGGAAATGAAGAACGTCAGGATGATGTTGCCATTATTCCTTATGACCGAGTTGATGCTTTTATCATTGGAGAGTGTTGTAATGTGGAATTCCCAACAAGGTTTCACATTGAAAGGCAAAGGAAAAGAAGCAGAGGCAGCTTGAAGGAGTATAAGCCTGATGAATATTTGGAGTACAGGCT GTATTGGTGTTCCTTTGGCCCTGAAAATTATGGAGAAGGTGGTGGTATTCTACCAAGTAGACGATATCGGCTTAACACTCGAAACCGTGCCGCTAGACCCCAGTCTATGAGGGGCTGCACTTGTCATTTTATAGTGAAGCGTTTGTATGCCTGTCCAACTCTTGCACTTCTTATATATAACAACAGGCGTCATGTTAACAAGTCCGGTTTTGTATGCCATGGGCCACTTGATAGAGATGCTATTGGCCCTGGTGCGAAAAAGATTACTTACATTAGCAATGAGATTCAACAGCAAACTATGTCTATGATCTATCTTGGCCTTCCTGAGGAGAATGTTTTAGCAAAGCATATAGAGGGTATTCAACGTTACTGTGGTTCTGATGCCAAAGTGAACAGCCTTGCTGCTCAGTATGTCCACAAACTTGGCATGATTATTAAAAGATCTACTCATGAGTTGGATCTAGATGATCAAGCTAGCATAAGATTGTGGGTCGAGCGCAATAAGAAATCTGTTTTCTTTTATCAGGATGCATCAGAAAATGATCCATTCATCTTAGGTATCCAAACTGAATGGCAGTTACAACAAATGATTCGTTTTGGAGATCGTAGTCTCATAGCAGCTGATTCAACATTTGGTATAAAGAAACTAAAG TATCCTTTGTGCACACTTCTTGTGTTTGATTCAAGACAGCACGCCCTTCCTGTTGCTTGGATCATCACCCGCACAATTGCCAAGCCTGATGTGAGTAAATGGATGAAAGCTCTACATGATCGTGTCCGTGCTGTTGATCCAACATGGAAGGTCAATGGTTTTCTAACTGATGATGCTGCAGCAGAAATTGACCCCATAAG GGAGATATTTTCATGTCCGGTTCTATTTTCACTTTGGCGAATTCGTAGATCATTGTTGAGAAATATCATCAAGAAATGTAGTAATATTGAAGTTCAAAGAGTGATATTTAAGCGTCTAGGCGACATAGTGTACAGCATTTGGGATGGAAGTGATCCTTTTGTTGCTTTAGAAGAACTTTCTCAAGATTTTGTTGATCAAATGGCCTTCTTGCAGTATTTCAAAGCCACATGGGTGCCTAAATTTG AAATGTGGCTTACTACAATGAGAACGCTACCTCTTGCGAGCCAGGAAGCATCTGGTGCAATAGAAGCATATCATGTCAAGCTGAAAGTCAGACTATATGATGATTCACATCTTGGGGCACTCCAGAGGGTTGATTGGTTAGTTCACAAATTGACAACTGAGTTACACTCTAGCTACTGGCTTGACCGGTATGCAGATGAGAGTGATTCCTTTCAAAATGTGAAGGAGGAGTATATTGCCACCACTTCTTGGCAAAGAGCTCTGCATATTCCCGATGCTGCTGTGTCCTTGGATAAATCCTTCGCAAAAGTTTTGAGCCAGAAAGATAGCAGTATAGCACGACTAGTTTGGAATCCTGGATCAGAATTTGCGCATTGTGATTGTGAATGGTCAATGCAAGGAAATCTGTGCAAGCATGTCATTAAACTCAATATGATATGTGGGAATCTTCAATCAAATCGACCTTCTATGTCATTTCAATCGTTTAACGATATTCTAGTCAGTATGTCGAGAAAACCAGTGGATGATTCGATGGCACTGGATTTGTCAACAGCATGGACGCATCAGATGCTCGATCAAATTCGGAAGCTTGTTGAGCTAAACCAGTCTAATGATATTGGCACCATAGTAAATAATATGCCTTTGAGATGGGTTGCTAAGAAGGGCAGAACGTCTGTTGGTAGACCATCAGCTCTTGCTCTTCCCTCCAGCGCCAACAATAATTCAAGTAGTTCTGCTGCTAAAAAGAGACAAAAGCGGAAGAGATTATCAAGATTACACTGA